The genomic region CTGACTGAGCTGGGGAATCCCTGGGAATGTAGACTTTGCTGCTGCATTGCCTCCAGCTGTGACAGATGCTTGATGCATCAGAGGCAAATGTTGGGTTATGGTAGTTTTCTCCAGGGGCCACCATATAGCCTTGTACAAGCCagctgggctctatccctgctcGCCGCTCCAGTGGAGATGTGACTAATTCACTGTTCAAATTCCCCCAGGCTGATACGCATTCCTTCCCTGCTTACCCTCCAGGTTTGAGGATACTCAGAAGGTCCATAACCTCCAGTTGTGGCGAGCGCTGGAGGAGCACCAGGCCACTTGGGAGTGGCAGGCAGACCGGCTCAAACCCCACCGCTCAGCCTGGCAGATCTTCCACAAGTACTTGGTGCATGGTGCGCCATGTGATGTTGGTGAGCTCCCAGATAACTGGCTCTTCTGCACCATATGCAGTCAGTGGCCAAATCCACTTGGCGCTGGGTTTAGCTGTGGCTGGGTGTGCGTGGGGATACCGGGCTGAATCTCAGAGACCTGCACCAGGGGAATCATAGGGACTAATGAGCAAAATTATTGATGCTGGAGAATATAAGTGAGTAAGGGTGTGGTACCAGAAAACATTCAGGGATCTAGAGGGACAGTCTGAATATGAACCTGCAGCCACCCAAAATGGATTTGAAGTTGGAAAGCAAGTTGCCCCCGCTCATTCAGCTGCTAAATGACCTGTTTTCCATGGTCCCGGTGACAGAAGGTCTAGAATGGGAGCAATAGCCCAGTGAATTCCCaaagccagagaagcagcccatcCTCTTGGAGGGGAGTCGCTATCACAGCCCATCGCAGTTGTAGGGACACATGGGAGGCACTGGCCAGTGtatagggtggggggagagtatCTAGTTTCCTGCTCAAGTAGACTTGCTGCACCGCTTTCGTCCGCAAATGGCAGCTGGGGACCAACACACTGCCTCGGGGGGAGATTTCCTTGGACTCCACTGGAGAACCAGTGCAAAGGGGTGAGCTGGAGGAGGGTTGCATGTTACTTCCCTGCCCTAGTGAACTTGCCTTTGAAGATGGAGTCCTAGGCCAACGCTCCGCTCTGCTTTTCTTCTCCCTGCAGGACTCAGCTCCGATATGCCACATTACATCCAGCATCTCCAGGAGATGCTCAGCTCCAGCAACCAACCTCTGGAGCCTTTGGCCTTGGAGCCAGTGGCTCAGCACGTGCTCGCTGTTCTCTGTGAGGCCTGGCTCCGCTACCTCCGCTATGAGATAGCCACCTTCCTAGAGTGAGTCCCAAGAAGCCTTGGGTCCTCTTCTTTGGTTTCCAGATCCAGGTGTAAAGCACTGGCAGGCAAGGGGGAGAGAAGTGGTTTATGGGGGAATTCAGTTCTTGTTTTGTCCATGGACACATCTCAGAGAGCTCCCTAACTGCACCCAGTGAAGCAGTTACTCCTCCTCTCAAAGCAGTTTGGCTCTTTGCAGCCTCAAACAAAATGCAGCCTCAaaaaaagtgggtattcacccacgaaagctcatgctccaacacgtctgttagtctataaggtgccacaagactctttgctgcttttaaacaaAATGCTGGCAGTCCTGGATTCAGGCCTTCTACAGCAGGTGCTCCTGCACCATCTTCTGAAGCACCTTCTGCTGGGAGCGCAGACTAGAGTAATCTAGTAATCCTCCTTGGCCCAAAGCCAGTGCTCACCCACTACCTTCTTGCACATGGCCTGCTGAAAGTACCTATGAGCTCTCCCGCTCCTCTCCCTACGCCCCTTCTGCTGTGGGAGGCCaggactggagtagctgggaaCTGCTCCATAGTCAGTGCTCCACTCCTGACAGCACCTCCATTTGAGAGCGGAGCAGCTAAATGAAGGATTGGCCTGGGTATTTCATTCACTTCCAGCTTTGGGCTGCAGCTTGAGAGAATTTTTTCCAACCAGCCAGCGCGCGTCACAAAAATCTTTTAAACTCTTCTTCTAAGCGAGACAGCTGTCCACCTGGCTCATTTGCTCTGTGCCACCCTTTCTTGCAGGTACTGCATCCCAGACTCTTACCTGGAAGTGCAGGATGTCAGGAGCAAAGACAGTAGAATAAAGCAGAGAAGAGACAGGTACTTCTTTATCTGAACTCAGCAAAGGGGGCACAGTTGCTTAGGATTCGGGCTGGCAAACCCAGCTTTGTGAGTGCTGCAAAAGGAACTCAGGTGTCCAGTTGGACATTTGGATTCCCAGAGTTGTTACCAAGCTGATGAATCATTTTCACAGCTAAAATTCCACCCTTTTTAGTCAAGTCCCTGCTGCCCACTGTCCCCACTACGTTAAGGTAGCCTCTGCGGCATGCGTCTAGTTAAGAACGTGTGCTCTGGGGATGGTATTTGCACTATAGAGGCCTGATGCCCAGAGGAGAATGCAGGCTGCTATACTGATAATGATCTTATATTTAGATATTACCCCTCATTTGCAAAAAGACCCACATCACTTCACAGAACTCTCATGCTGAGAATCACTGTGCCCTCCACTGGCATAACGGCTGCATCGGGGTGGATGAAGGCAGCTATTTCCCCACCACACAAACACTGCAGAGGACATGAAGAACACAGCGTCCCACTGCAGAGGGAAGTTAGGAGGCAGGATACAGTTCCCTGCCCTGGAATAGGGCTAGGACAACCCCTGTGTCTCATGGGATCTACAATGACCATAAGTGGTCAGGCCCTGAAAGACATCTCCAACAGCACAGCAACCACCAGCATCATGTGAGGACACAGGGACAGCACAGGCTCGGTGTAGGTACCCCCTCAAAACCACCATCACTGCTTCTTGGTTTCCCTGGctgtggaggggggggaagggtctCCCATCTAAGTACAAAGCAGGCTGAGCAGCATCAGGCCGATCAGATGCAACAAGATCATAGCCTGATGTGCTATGGCTGTATTGAGAACCTGTTTGCATCCTTGCAGGgccaggaagaggaaggaaaataCCGGCTTTCATGCCCAGGAAGGCAGAAAGCAGCAGAGGAGACACCGAAAGAAAGCAGCAGCTGAGCCCCAAGGCTCAGGCCATGCTGGCCTGGCAAGTGGGGAAGGGTCAGTGACACCCCAGCGTGCCCTGAACCTGCTCAACAACAAGGTGGTTTTCAAAGCCTATAGAAAGGCAGCTCAGGAAATGCAAGATGCAGGGCTCCAGAGGGTGCTGGAGCTGTTGGAGAAGCTGGAGCGATGCCAGGCAGCCCCAGAGGGGAGGAAGCGGCTGAGCTGTGTGCTGAAGTTCCTGGACCTCTGGGACCAGCAAGGGGCTGGGCCACTGAGCCCTCGCCTCCCCAGGGAGCTGAGGAAGAGACTGAGGGCAGAGGTGGGCCAGGGTAGAGTAAGCGACTTGAGCATAGAAGAAATCCAAGCTGCCTTGTATGCGCACATTGCTCCGGCCTTCGAGAGCTTCTGGGCTGAGGTGagtgaggggctgggcaggcacgGAGTACAGCCCTCCCAGATCCAAGACGAGGGCTGGCCAAAGCTTCAGCCACTCCTGCATTTGCTGGCTGCCAAGGTGGCCCTCAAGCGTCTAAGGAACAGGAAAGCCGCAGTGGGGTCAGCAgctacagcccagcccagccaggaagACAAAGCCTCCTTCTGCCAATTCCTCAGGACTGCTGCCGAAGGCTGGCCCACCCTGGAGATGCTGCACTTCCTCAAACACCTGCAGGTCCATGGCCCCCCTGTGCTGGAGCATGGCCTGCACTTCCAGCTGGAGGTGCAGAAGTTCAAGAACGCCCATCACGCCATGCCGGACAGGGCTCTCCTGAGGAAGAAGGTGCAGGTGATCCGCAACTGCTTCCTtgtctcccagctggagccccggctGCAGGTAGGCCTCATGGTCTGACAGAGGAGTAGCAACGGGGCAAAGAGATGGTCAGGCAGGCCTAGggcaagagagaggaggagctggaTCTAAAGCATTAGCAGTGAGTTGATATATAACACAGGAGTTCTGCAAAACAGAGTGGTGGGTGTGTAAACTCCATGggctccctctgaagtcagtgaaagcAGGACTGGGCCTCAATGGCCATGTTTAATGCTGTAAAGGGGAACAGGCTAGTTCCCAATTTCCTCCCCCACCTGAAAAATTCCAAGAAGATGAAATACAGTGATCAACCCCAATGTAATCCTCAGGCCAGCTTCAGCCCAGGctagctccccccccaccccagcctgttcGCAGCTCACCTAGTCTGGGAAACGCCCTGCACAGCAGCACCGGTGCTCTGGTAACACTGGGGCTGAGAGCGCCCAGCGCCAGCCTGTGCAGAATGAGAGGCCAAACTGGCGCAGAAGCCGCTGGGATATCTAGCAGATCTTTTTGCAGCTGGTAACATGGAGacttgctcccctgccccaggcccctgagcATGTTTGTGGCTTGCTCTCTAGGTGGTGGTGGATGCTGAGAAGTTGGGGAGAGCTCTCCGGGCGGCTGAGCAGGCTCTCCAGCAGGATgccccagcaccacctcccggcctGTTTGATGAGCTGAGGGACTCCGTCTTCAGCACCCTACTGCCGTACTGGGCTGGGTTCCGAAAGGCCTGGCTGAAGCGGTCGCTTGAGAGTGCCCAGAGAGCCCCGGGTACGTTCATCACCCTGAGCCCCTGTCTGACGGCAGAGCCCCCCCTTCTCTGGAGAATCCGAGGATCAGGAGATGGCAGGGATTTTGCAGCTGCTCCAGGAGGGTTCCCTGCTGTGGGAACTGGGCAGCACACTTCAAGCAAGAGAGGCTGAAGGGGCATGTGGAGACAGTTGTGTGCTTACATTTGCAAGTGCAATACCCATGCTAAAGAAACAGCATGTGCAGGCCTGGCTCTCACAAAGGCCCATGGCCAATTGAAAAAATGACCCGTGGCTCACATGAAGCCTTCCTCATTCCTCTTGGGAAAATAATGCCAGAGCCCAGTAGCTTACCCTGGCAGGAGTGATGCCACCAGAATGGTCCTTTTGCTTTATTGCATCCCACTGCTGCTAGCTCGACTTTCCTGCTCTTTGTGTGACTCATCTCTGAGCTCCCTCCAGCCTGTCACCACCTTGAGCTGCCCAGAGCTGAGGCAAGATGTAAAGGACCTTTGATCTCTCATTGGGTGGGGCAGGTCACTTCCTAGTGAATGGCCAGACCTTTCCCTCCTCCTGGTTTTCATTctctgggcagggaggggtgttTTTCACCAGCCCATGGTGCAGCTCTGGCCCCAGGAACGGGCACCCCCAAGGCTCATCTTTGTgtggctcttgtcccctctgcggACCGATAACACACTGAGGCTAGTAGGGCCTTTCACCCCTAGCAATTGCAGAAGGGTGGTCCTGCCGTCAGGGATGAATTCCCCATGGGATTGCCTTGTAGAATGGAGTATTTATTGCCCCAACAGGCTTTTACCACCAGTTCCTGTCTCGTGCAGGCTAAGTGCCTGCTCTACCCACACCAGTAAACATCTGCAGGGACGATGCTGTGCTGAGACACTTCTCCTCCACACTGGCCAGGTGCTCCAGGGGCAAAGCTGCCCTTTCAAAACGCTGAGCCACAGACGTCCCTTGGCAGCATTTAAGCTGTTTCCttgagctggggcagagagaaCTGTCCCTCCAAGGGCTCAGTGTCAGATCCTTTACTCTTCCCTGAGCCCTTTTCATCCAAAAAGCTTTACAGACAACGTAGAGACAAGAATCAGTGCTACTTAAGTGCGGCCAACAGCAGTCACGCTGCCCCAGTCACTACACAAGGGGAAGTGAAGTATCATGTGTCCAAAGGAAACTGCAGGGGGACTAAAGAGCGGCAGAATATAATTACCAGAGTTGATTTGACCACACTACCAGGGGGAGCCTCCTgcctgtggggaaaagtgcagggAGATTTCTCATGACAAGAAGCCAAGACCTTGGCTTTACATCTGGCACCATGCTGGGGCATTGGCTCAGTACAGGCTTTTAGGaagagtccccccccccccactgaatcATCCTGAACTACCCTTTGGAGGAAGGCGGTAGTCTCATCTGAATATTGACCACACCTGATCTTTAGCTTGGGCTGCAGAATGCTGGGTggccggggggaggagagggaatggCGTCTTGGGATGggtgtggagaaaaaaaaaagagaaatcagACCCTTTCTCGTGACCGTCTCTCCCTCTGCAGTGCTGAGGGCCCAGCAGCTCCTACGGCAGAGACGGGCCCTGTTTGAGCGGTCCCAGGGCCCACTGCAAACATTccagctgcctcctctgcagcagcGCGCCAACGTGaaggggaggaagcagcaggatgGCTTCACTTACACCTTCTCCGTCAGCAGGGGCATTGCCCTGAAGGTCTGCACACCCACTCCTAAAGGGAGCACGGGCAGCCAGCAAAGGGTCGCAGCTGGCTGTAAACTCAGGCCTGAGGCATTTAATCTATGAAATGCTCCTGCCAGCAGCGTGGCGACTTCAGTAAGACACAAAGGGGCTCAGCCTGGTGTTCCTGCTGGTAGCATCCAAGCTGCTCCTCCCACCCACACGCCAGTCCAGGAAGGAGGTGGCATTTGCAGCAGCTATTCATGTAGCAACACCCACAACAAGTGGTACCTTGGATAGCTGGAGCCACTTTTCCCAATGTACGAACATCCCTCCCCATGTCCAATACAGCCAGTTCTGGGTTGGACCCCAGCAGCTGTTGAACAGCAGACAGTAACAACACACTACAGCCTAGGGCAGGAAATGGCAAGAGGTCAGCACGAGTTCAGCTTCCTCCCCTTCCCGAGATACCGGTGCTGCTCTGACCAGGGCAGAAAGCGCTCTAGCCTACAGCACCCAACACAGAGCCGTAACGCTGGCAACACGAGTGGCAGCTAGAGGTGGCTGGTGTACTGCAAAATCAAGCTCTGAGCTGTTTTTAAACACAGGGAAGGAGATCTGGGACCCATGGCCCTGTGCTGTAGAGTGGCATGGTAAAGCAAGGCTCAGGCACCCTGCTGGAAGTTCAAGGTCCCTTGGCACCAAGAGAAAACCTGGGAGCCTTGGCCAAAGTCCCTCTCATTAAGGCGGGTTTCAATTACCCAGGCTGGGCACAAGCTCTTGCTGAACCCAGAAGAGCTGAGGCAGCTGCCTGCATTCTCAGTGTTGCTGCAGTAGCTGATTCAGTGCACTGCGGAGCACCAGAtctgctctctccctccatgaaaaGGCCAACACCTCCCCCCCATCAGCATTTTCACCTCCTGCTCAAAGGACCAGGTTAACATTAATCACATGGCAGTGAGCAGCCCTCATAAGAAGAGTTCTCATAGAGTAGCTGGGAGCCGAGATCACAGTGGGGTATCTGTGTGATGTTAAGGGTTAAGTCTCACACGGAGTTTCCAGGTCTGAGAGCTGCAGCCACCGGGGCAGTTCCAGCCTAGAGCTCTGAGACAGGGACAGGTGGGCTGCTTATCTCACATAACAGGTCAGTCCAGTATTCTCATTCAgaccctcccctctctgcctccaGACTAGAGGCAGCTGGGCAGAATAAGGTGCTTCACTTAATCCCAACTCCAACCGAGCAACCCACCCCAACTCTTACAGCACACGTGAAGCTAAAGAGAAGGAAAGGCAGCCCTCTGCCCAGAGCAGGGTCTTGTGCCAGGTGCAGCAGGGAAGGGCTGGAGGATTCTTTAACCAGGGGTGGAGTTCAAAGGATATGATGTCACAGCTCACTTTACAGCAATGCATTTGGCTCTTGTGTTATGGCACTACCCTGTGTCCCTATTAAGAATGAGACTGAGTTGATCATCAGGTGCGGGATTGAGTTCCAGGCCCAAAGGAGCCGCTCTACAAACTCAAGGCTCTTGGGCCAAAGTGGGGTAGCGGCAAGTGCCAGAGGATGGTGTGACAGTGCTGGCAGCTGTCCAGTgctggctgtggggctgagggattccaCAGCTGCCTGCACAGTGGTCAGCTCAGATCCTGACACGGGACATTCACTCACATGTTGCCTGCTGCAGCCTCGCACTCTGGAGTGACCTCCTCCTGGCTAGCCTTAACCACTGAACTCTTACCCCTTTGTGTGCATTCAAAGTGCTGCTAACATCAGGTTCCCAGCTCACccccctcctctggctccccttcTCCACAAGCTACTTATCTTTCTGTCTCTTCACAACTTAGCCCCCACTGCTCTATTAATTCCTTGTGCTGCTGAGACGCTACCTTTGCTCTGCCAGTATTCCCTGACTGCACGACCCAGTCACTTTGGCCTCGagtcacaaagggacttaggcacctaagtctgggtCAAGGCCCCACCTCCCAGTTTTAGGTGATTGGCAAACCCTCTAGGTGCCTAAACTCTCTCAGTGCCTACATTTCTACTGTAAAAGCTCCTGTGGTGACAGTGTTTGAGGCTCTGGATATGTGCACTGGTGCCTCACTCTAGGAGTCTGGATGCCTGGCCCCTGCCTAtgccccatggggtggggggggggaagtaggAGTTTGGCCACTTAAGTCATGTATGGGGCCTGAGccgtaggcatgctcagaggatgCCTATCAGTTGGGTCCCTCAGGCACACACAAGTCAGCTGGGGGAGTGGCCCCCCACCATCGctcttttagcccagtggttagggtgcttacctgggatgcaggagagcaCCCGTGTCAAGTCTCCTCTCCACttgaggggggggaagggatttgaactggACTCTGTCACCTCTCGGGAgcgtgctctaaccactgggctatgagaTAGTCCCATGTGGGGCTCCCTGAATCTCTCCTGTTGaggctgttccactgtggataaataattagtCATTTGGGCCAGGGAGACAGAGAGCAAACGCatgtccagtgattagggcactcacataAGATGGGGCAGATGCCAGTTCAAATCCTCCGGGGGGATTTTACCTGGGGGTCTTCCAGGTGAGAAtccaaaccactgggctaaaacttATGAAAGAGGCCCTCCTCCCCGCTCAGCCTCTTGCAACAGTGGcagaggtgcctaactccaaagAGGGTTCCTGGCTAAGAACGCTGGCAGAGATAcacacctccctgcctggatttaggtgcctgtCTCTGTgagaggagcagagcttagcacaTCCCCTTGCTGGCCAGCATCTCCCAcgggctagcttaggcagctccctgtcTACCATGCTGGCTTTTGGGATGTGCAGTCTAAAGCACCTGTCTCGCCCCATGCACTACATAGGGAGGGTAGGTGctgaactcaggctttgtgactTGCAGcatgttcctgtgattttctaagcCCTAATAGTTAGGCACTGTGACACTCAGCCTTGCAACACCAAAGTACCTTTGTGCATCCaggctttcccccccacccctttatgCATGGGAAAATTCCCCCTAAAATCCATGCCGCTACTACCTCCTCCTTCAAGCTCAATGCTGCTGTGATGcctcccaagccccagctgctgatAATGACCAAGCCAGGGATGAGCTACTTCTACTGCTTACAGCGATTTCACTGGTTACCTTGGcagtccttccctcccccccccacttctgcatCTTGGCATAAACCAAGTTTTGCAAGGCCTTTGGGCAGGGAGTGTCTTCGCTTTAGATCGACATAGCCCGGGGCAGGGGCtctaggcactgctgtaatacacataataaagaGGTTGAAATTACCCAGGTCATGTTAGTTTGTGGAGTTGTACATGCTATGAGTGCTCATAAAAATCAACCAATCCTTTTAAAGCCCAGTGCAGCCTGGGCCTTGCTATCTCCTGCaacagggagttccacaggttgtttCTACGTTGGTACAGCCATGACATCAGCACCAATGCAACAGTGTTTGCTGCCCAAGATGTTCTGGGAAACATGTTCCTAACTCTCTCTAGACATCCCCCCCCCATAGCTGAGTTTGCTCTTGGTATGCGAGTAAGGGCCAGGGCTGAATGTGACAAACCAGAGGAGCAGGACCGCAGCCCTGACAAGGGAAGGTTAGAAGAGtggtggagtggggaggaggaggaggattaatGGGATGCACACAAAGCAAACAGGCTGAATAGCCAGAACACAATCCTAACACTGATatctctggggctgcaggatgaGCTCCCCTGGGGAAGGGCTGCAAACCCCACCACCTGGAACTGGACCCAGCCCCACACACTGCAGACGCTACCCTGCACTGGCTGGGCAGATAGACAGTGAGCTAGAGGACTTTCCCAGGCTAGTTTCTGTGCTGCTTGGCTCTCCTCTCTGTAAGATGGGGACGATGCGATTATGCTACTGCCCCTGGTGGAGCGTGTCCTTGACCCGCACTTTGAAGGTGAACAGCACTGCTAGGAGAAGAGTTAAAGCAGCTGCTGAGGGTAGGGTTTGCAGGGACAGAACTCCCAGGAGGCCTTGCTGCACTGGACCAGAAAGGAAACTGCAGCTAATCAGAAAAAGGTGCCAGCAGCTCAGCCAATCTCAGTTCTTTATTAGCTTCAGGATACCATTGCACAGTTCCCCTTCTCCCCAACAGAGCTTCCTTGTGAGTGTGGCTCACATGGCGGTAAATCTCTCCCAGCCATGGCACAGGATCACCCCTCTAGCAGCCACAACCTCCCTGCAAGCCGGATTAAAACTGACTCCTTCTGTGACAATCCCCATGAATCCAGGCTAGACGGCCAGAAGCAGTCAGCTGCTTCCTCCAGTCAGTCCTATGGGGCAGGATGGTCGGCCGACTCTGGCCCCTATTCCTATGTTGACCCCCGGTGGCAGGAAGCCAGATATCCCTGATCCACAGTGCTTGGCAGCAGCGTtcagcaatgggagctgctaagcCACCCAAGACACAGAGCTGGTCGGAGGCTGAAATGTGGTGCAGCAAAGGGACAGCTCTGTGGCAACATCCCTGAGACGAGAGGCTGGTAGCTCTGCTGGCTCCAGCTGACCCCACAAAACAAGGAATCATGCTTACTTCACAGTCTACTCCGGGCAAACTCCAGTGCAGCAGTCAGGGCCCCCTGAAGGTCCTTGGTGTTCCCAGTACCCTTGGCGACAATGCCAGAGCCCCCTGCGTTGCCTCCCATGTGAGTACAGACAGCCAGGGCCCAGTCCGCAGCGGACAACGTGGGCAGAGCACTCTGGGGAGAGACATAAGGAGAGAGGTTAGCCTGACTGCGGGCCAGGAGGCACCCCGGCCTGGATGGGGAAAGAAGGGTCCAAGAGGTCACGTGGGGCCCTTTCTCAGTACGCAGGCAGCCTGGGGTCCTTGCTCCCTGAGCTGGTAGGGACTGGTGGTCTGCCCTGCCCCGTGGCAGAGGTGGACCTCTTTCCTGACTTCTCCCTCTCCAGGCCAGAAGCACCAGGGCCACACCAGGCTCCACCTGAGCCCCTGTGTCTCATCACTGACTCCTCCAGATGACTAAGCAGCAGCACTAACAGGCTGCCAGGGGCAATCCCATATAGTCCTTGCTGGACGGTGCGTGCTACAGCCCAGGGCCAGTCTCCCAAACGGGGCAGAGGCAGTTACTGGCCACACTCTGGGCTACGAGCTCCCCCCACaacagaacacagacaggccATTAACCCTTTGCAGGCAGAGATTCCCAGCTGCAGCACGACCCTGCATACCTTGGACACCTGACAGGCACAGAGCACCTCGCCGGACGCCTGCGGGCTGAGCAGCAACACCGAAGCCCCAGGAGACTTGTCACAAAGCTGGTTCACCACCTTCATGAGGATCTAGGAGAGGCATGGAGGGGCAGTgtcaggaagggaggggaagactCCTGAGCAGATGACTAAGCCGATGAAATACTAGAGGAGGAGGTTACTGCACGGCCAGTGTGCTGCTCGGCAGAACAGCTCAGCTTACTCTGTTCTCTGGCAGTTCTGCCACCTCACCCCCAAACTGCTCCAACCACTGCGCCAGTCCCCTGCGCCTCAAttcacctgccccagccccgagccagcTGTGTCAGCTCCATCGGGCTCCAGAGCCCAACCCTACTGACTTCCCCTGTGCTAGGGGACAAGGCAACTGCACGGAGAGCTCACTCCCGAACACTCACTGAGAGCGAGTCGGACGGGATGGTATCGATGATGAGTGGCTGCTTGGAATGCTTCTCCAGCAGGCCTTGCGCCTTCTctgcagcctggaggaggagAAACACGGCACTGTGAGAGACCACCCATGACGTGGGAGGATGGATGGGACATCCAGCCCTGTCACAGGGAAAGGTGGGGAGCCGTCAAACGCCATGGCAGGGGCCAGACTAAGCCCTGTAGACTGGAATCCCCTATTTACCCACTGAACAGGATATGCAAGCCACTCCCTGCCCACACACCTCAGccgtgccctgcccccccaccccaagggagAGGAAAGTTCAGTCTGACCTCCCAGGTATGTTTTGCAGAAACCAAGTGGTTAGCACTAGCGTTCTGAAAAGACTCCAGTTCCCAGAACTAGTTGCAGAGAAGATTCAATGACTAGCCACCATTCCTGGAGCGTCCAATACAACCAGATTAACAAACAAGACACAGACTGCTGCTGGATGCCACATGAGCTAGAACAATAAGCAAGGGGCTGGGTGGAAGGAAGTCCTAGAGTCTagttcctgctctgccaccgATGCTCTGTAGCCTGGGGAAGTCATTTTGTAGTTCTGTGTCTCAGTGTTGCCACCTGTAACACTGGGGATAATGTCTACCTGCCTCTCAGTGGGGCAGGGATTGTGAGAAAGCACTTACATGTTGTTTCCCCATCTTCGCAGTGCAGGGAGGTTGCCCCTGGTGAAAGGTTAGTTTCAGCACTTAAACCAAAATGGACGACTTGCAGTGTAGGTTAGGCGAATCAGCAACCAAAAGCGCAACATGGAACTTCTCCTACACAGCTGAAAATGGcctgcctccctttcccctgcaTTCCCAGGGACCTGATTTCTTGGAGAGGTCACTTTGATGAACAGAACAGCTGTGGTTCTCGTGCAAGGAAAGATCAAGCTGAGAGAATCTGCCCATTCAGTGGAGAACAATCTGGTGGCCTTCAGCAGGCTGCAAAGCTGCCAGAGATCTTGCTGCTGCGTCCTTACCTGTCTGATTTCTAGTTTTCTAATCGCTGTGTTTGCTGCTCTCTGCAGGGCTTTGAGAATGGCCTGCAGTTCCCTTCTCTGCCACTGAGGCATCGCAGTGCTGCCCACCTCCTGGAAAACAAGCAGCTGCTTAAaaaacacccacacccacacacacacccacccacggTGTGTCAAGGGGGAAAGTGGTTTAATGATCTGGGCATCATCTCCAAAGCTAGATCAGCTGCCACCTCCCTCCGTTCCA from Mauremys mutica isolate MM-2020 ecotype Southern chromosome 3, ASM2049712v1, whole genome shotgun sequence harbors:
- the LOC123366208 gene encoding regulator of G-protein signaling 22-like; this translates as MCEAQGGVEATFSAFSRSQYDALRRLRAYWVSRFLLHHQRTRYLRTVPTSGSQTKPRPPMNTDFLPSLKVFASLPVVGDGCMSHTNRSADWFSLPHSGASWRGRIVSAPQPDLSWNLPDTPLTSHLLQALMCDPGAGGSFLHYLTRFEDTQKVHNLQLWRALEEHQATWEWQADRLKPHRSAWQIFHKYLVHGAPCDVGLSSDMPHYIQHLQEMLSSSNQPLEPLALEPVAQHVLAVLCEAWLRYLRYEIATFLEYCIPDSYLEVQDVRSKDSRIKQRRDRARKRKENTGFHAQEGRKQQRRHRKKAAAEPQGSGHAGLASGEGSVTPQRALNLLNNKVVFKAYRKAAQEMQDAGLQRVLELLEKLERCQAAPEGRKRLSCVLKFLDLWDQQGAGPLSPRLPRELRKRLRAEVGQGRVSDLSIEEIQAALYAHIAPAFESFWAEVSEGLGRHGVQPSQIQDEGWPKLQPLLHLLAAKVALKRLRNRKAAVGSAATAQPSQEDKASFCQFLRTAAEGWPTLEMLHFLKHLQVHGPPVLEHGLHFQLEVQKFKNAHHAMPDRALLRKKVQVIRNCFLVSQLEPRLQVGLMV